A single region of the Cyclopterus lumpus isolate fCycLum1 chromosome 16, fCycLum1.pri, whole genome shotgun sequence genome encodes:
- the si:ch1073-70f20.1 gene encoding prostate-associated microseminoprotein produces MADTAGGVLLALLLFLSASGPCFSAYKSGECFFNTKGSCEHMGQVYGIGESWVISDCYKCVCMEPFGVGCCDHGSDPVDYPDWCEVIRKPESCTSVAVMRVNHKLPCLWGRGRLRPPAGQPWKSDNDPLF; encoded by the exons ATGGCAGACACAGCAGGAGGAGTACTTTTGGCTTTGCTGTTGTTCCTGAGTGCCAGTGGGCCGTGCTTCTCTGCGTATAAAAGCGGCGAGTGCTTCTTCAACACTAAag ggAGCTGTGAACACATGGGGCAGGTGTATGGGATAGGAGAGAGCTGGGTAATCAGTGACTGCTACAAGTGCGTCTGCATGGAGCCTTTTGGAGTAGGATGCTGTGACCA TGGATCTGACCCTGTGGACTATCCAGACTGGTGTGAGGTCATCCGTAAACCTGAGTCATGCACGAGCGTTGCAGTGATGAGAGTCAATCACAAACTACCATGCCTCTGGGGAAGAGGCCGTCTCAGACCTCCTGCAGGCCAACCTTGGAAATCTGACAATGATCCTTTATTTTGA
- the zgc:174935 gene encoding neurofilament medium polypeptide isoform X4 has protein sequence MKVQCVLLMPLVVSVAMVAIVHIRKTEFNYEEKKSKFMEIKLRITNDVLQDRRTEELETKALLEKSQLEQIALQKEVNTLELKADETVAKSDACLGGKKSATDELASAETELQNLKAEYDKETTDLKNQLETLKRQQTERSAVCGFLKPGSHLASCGSEVIAEAPKPEGPKAEAPKPEGPKAEAPKPEEPKAEAPKAEAPKPEEPKAEAPKAEEPKAAAPKPEEPKAEAPKPEEPKALKKR, from the exons ATGAAGGTCCAGTGTGTGCTACTTATGCCATTAGTCGTGTCTGTCGCTATGGTGGCGATCGTGCACATACGGAAAACGGAGTTCAActatgaggaaaaaaagagcaaatttATGGAAATCAAGCTGCGGATAACCAATGATGTGCTGCAAGACCGTCGGACTGAGGAGCTAGAGACGAAAGCCCTGCTGGAGAAGAGCCAACTCGAGCAGATCGCGCTGCAGAAAGAAGTGAACACACTCGAGCTCAAAGCAGATGAGACAGTGGCTAAATCGGACGCCTGCCTGGGAGGCAAG AAATCTGCGACCGATGAGCTGGCATCAGCAGAGACAGAATTACAAAATCTCAAAG CTGAATACGACAAGGAGACTACCGACTTGAAAAACCAATTGGAGACACTAAAACGGCAACAAACAGAACGGAGCGCAGTGTGTGGCTTTTTGAAACCAGGATCACACCTAGCAAG CTGTGGCAGTGAAGTGATTGCAGAGGCCCCCAAACCAGAGGGACCAAAGGCAGAGGCCCCTAAACCAGAGGGACCAAAGGCAGAGGCCCCTAAACCAGAGGAACCAAAGGCAGAGGCCCCTAAG GCAGAGGCCCCTAAACCAGAGGAACCAAAGGCAGAGGCCCCTAAAGCAGAGGAACCAAAGGCAGCCGCCCCTAAACCAGAGGAACCAAAGGCAGAGGCCCCTAAACCAGAGGAACCAAAGGCCCTTAAGAAGAGATGA
- the zgc:174935 gene encoding pollen-specific leucine-rich repeat extensin-like protein 1 isoform X5, producing the protein MKVQCVLLMPLVVSVAMVAIVHIRKTEFNYEEKKSKFMEIKLRITNDVLQDRRTEELETKALLEKSQLEQIALQKEVNTLELKADETVAKSDACLGGKKSATDELASAETELQNLKAEYDKETTDLKNQLETLKRQQTERSAVCGFLKPGSHLASCGSEVIAEAPKPEGPKAEAPKPEGPKAEAPKPEEPKAEAPKAEAPKPEEPKAEAPKAEAPKPEEPKAEAPKAEEPKAAAPKPEEPKAEAPKPEEPKALKKR; encoded by the exons ATGAAGGTCCAGTGTGTGCTACTTATGCCATTAGTCGTGTCTGTCGCTATGGTGGCGATCGTGCACATACGGAAAACGGAGTTCAActatgaggaaaaaaagagcaaatttATGGAAATCAAGCTGCGGATAACCAATGATGTGCTGCAAGACCGTCGGACTGAGGAGCTAGAGACGAAAGCCCTGCTGGAGAAGAGCCAACTCGAGCAGATCGCGCTGCAGAAAGAAGTGAACACACTCGAGCTCAAAGCAGATGAGACAGTGGCTAAATCGGACGCCTGCCTGGGAGGCAAG AAATCTGCGACCGATGAGCTGGCATCAGCAGAGACAGAATTACAAAATCTCAAAG CTGAATACGACAAGGAGACTACCGACTTGAAAAACCAATTGGAGACACTAAAACGGCAACAAACAGAACGGAGCGCAGTGTGTGGCTTTTTGAAACCAGGATCACACCTAGCAAG CTGTGGCAGTGAAGTGATTGCAGAGGCCCCCAAACCAGAGGGACCAAAGGCAGAGGCCCCTAAACCAGAGGGACCAAAGGCAGAGGCCCCTAAACCAGAGGAACCAAAGGCAGAGGCCCCTAAGGCAGAGGCCCCTAAACCAGAGGAACCAAAGGCAGAGGCCCCTAAGGCAGAGGCCCCTAAACCAGAGGAACCAAAGGCAGAGGCCCCTAAAGCAGAGGAACCAAAGGCAGCCGCCCCTAAACCAGAGGAACCAAAGGCAGAGGCCCCTAAACCAGAGGAACCAAAGGCCCTTAAGAAGAGATGA
- the zgc:174935 gene encoding neurofilament medium polypeptide isoform X1: MKVQCVLLMPLVVSVAMVAIVHIRKTEFNYEEKKSKFMEIKLRITNDVLQDRRTEELETKALLEKSQLEQIALQKEVNTLELKADETVAKSDACLGGKKSATDELASAETELQNLKAEYDKETTDLKNQLETLKRQQTERSAVCGFLKPGSHLASCGSEVIAEAPKPEGPKAEAPKPEEPKAEAPKAEAPKPEEPKAEAPKAEAPKPEEPKAEAPKAEEPKAAAPKPEEPKAEAPKPEEPKALKKR; encoded by the exons ATGAAGGTCCAGTGTGTGCTACTTATGCCATTAGTCGTGTCTGTCGCTATGGTGGCGATCGTGCACATACGGAAAACGGAGTTCAActatgaggaaaaaaagagcaaatttATGGAAATCAAGCTGCGGATAACCAATGATGTGCTGCAAGACCGTCGGACTGAGGAGCTAGAGACGAAAGCCCTGCTGGAGAAGAGCCAACTCGAGCAGATCGCGCTGCAGAAAGAAGTGAACACACTCGAGCTCAAAGCAGATGAGACAGTGGCTAAATCGGACGCCTGCCTGGGAGGCAAG AAATCTGCGACCGATGAGCTGGCATCAGCAGAGACAGAATTACAAAATCTCAAAG CTGAATACGACAAGGAGACTACCGACTTGAAAAACCAATTGGAGACACTAAAACGGCAACAAACAGAACGGAGCGCAGTGTGTGGCTTTTTGAAACCAGGATCACACCTAGCAAG CTGTGGCAGTGAAGTGATT GCAGAGGCCCCTAAACCAGAGGGACCAAAGGCAGAGGCCCCTAAACCAGAGGAACCAAAGGCAGAGGCCCCTAAGGCAGAGGCCCCTAAACCAGAGGAACCAAAGGCAGAGGCCCCTAAGGCAGAGGCCCCTAAACCAGAGGAACCAAAGGCAGAGGCCCCTAAAGCAGAGGAACCAAAGGCAGCCGCCCCTAAACCAGAGGAACCAAAGGCAGAGGCCCCTAAACCAGAGGAACCAAAGGCCCTTAAGAAGAGATGA
- the zgc:174935 gene encoding neurofilament medium polypeptide isoform X3, whose translation MKVQCVLLMPLVVSVAMVAIVHIRKTEFNYEEKKSKFMEIKLRITNDVLQDRRTEELETKALLEKSQLEQIALQKEVNTLELKADETVAKSDACLGGKKSATDELASAETELQNLKAEYDKETTDLKNQLETLKRQQTERSAVCGFLKPGSHLASCGSEVIAEAPKPEGPKAEAPKPEGPKAEAPKPEEPKAEAPKAEAPKPEEPKAEAPKAEEPKAAAPKPEEPKAEAPKPEEPKALKKR comes from the exons ATGAAGGTCCAGTGTGTGCTACTTATGCCATTAGTCGTGTCTGTCGCTATGGTGGCGATCGTGCACATACGGAAAACGGAGTTCAActatgaggaaaaaaagagcaaatttATGGAAATCAAGCTGCGGATAACCAATGATGTGCTGCAAGACCGTCGGACTGAGGAGCTAGAGACGAAAGCCCTGCTGGAGAAGAGCCAACTCGAGCAGATCGCGCTGCAGAAAGAAGTGAACACACTCGAGCTCAAAGCAGATGAGACAGTGGCTAAATCGGACGCCTGCCTGGGAGGCAAG AAATCTGCGACCGATGAGCTGGCATCAGCAGAGACAGAATTACAAAATCTCAAAG CTGAATACGACAAGGAGACTACCGACTTGAAAAACCAATTGGAGACACTAAAACGGCAACAAACAGAACGGAGCGCAGTGTGTGGCTTTTTGAAACCAGGATCACACCTAGCAAG CTGTGGCAGTGAAGTGATTGCAGAGGCCCCCAAACCAGAGGGACCAAAGGCAGAGGCCCCTAAACCAGAGGGACCAAAGGCAGAGGCCCCTAAACCAGAGGAACCAAAGGCAGAGGCCCCTAAGGCAGAGGCCCCTAAACCAGAGGAACCAAAG GCAGAGGCCCCTAAAGCAGAGGAACCAAAGGCAGCCGCCCCTAAACCAGAGGAACCAAAGGCAGAGGCCCCTAAACCAGAGGAACCAAAGGCCCTTAAGAAGAGATGA
- the zgc:174935 gene encoding neurofilament medium polypeptide isoform X2 translates to MKVQCVLLMPLVVSVAMVAIVHIRKTEFNYEEKKSKFMEIKLRITNDVLQDRRTEELETKALLEKSQLEQIALQKEVNTLELKADETVAKSDACLGGKKSATDELASAETELQNLKAEYDKETTDLKNQLETLKRQQTERSAVCGFLKPGSHLASCGSEVIAEAPKPEGPKAEAPKPEGPKAEAPKPEEPKAEAPKAEAPKPEEPKAEAPKAEEPKAAAPKPEEPKAEAPKPEEPKALKKR, encoded by the exons ATGAAGGTCCAGTGTGTGCTACTTATGCCATTAGTCGTGTCTGTCGCTATGGTGGCGATCGTGCACATACGGAAAACGGAGTTCAActatgaggaaaaaaagagcaaatttATGGAAATCAAGCTGCGGATAACCAATGATGTGCTGCAAGACCGTCGGACTGAGGAGCTAGAGACGAAAGCCCTGCTGGAGAAGAGCCAACTCGAGCAGATCGCGCTGCAGAAAGAAGTGAACACACTCGAGCTCAAAGCAGATGAGACAGTGGCTAAATCGGACGCCTGCCTGGGAGGCAAG AAATCTGCGACCGATGAGCTGGCATCAGCAGAGACAGAATTACAAAATCTCAAAG CTGAATACGACAAGGAGACTACCGACTTGAAAAACCAATTGGAGACACTAAAACGGCAACAAACAGAACGGAGCGCAGTGTGTGGCTTTTTGAAACCAGGATCACACCTAGCAAG CTGTGGCAGTGAAGTGATTGCAGAGGCCCCCAAACCAGAGGGACCAAAGGCAGAGGCCCCTAAACCAGAGGGACCAAAGGCAGAGGCCCCTAAACCAGAGGAACCAAAGGCAGAGGCCCCTAAGGCAGAGGCCCCTAAACCAGAGGAACCAAAGGCAGAG GCCCCTAAAGCAGAGGAACCAAAGGCAGCCGCCCCTAAACCAGAGGAACCAAAGGCAGAGGCCCCTAAACCAGAGGAACCAAAGGCCCTTAAGAAGAGATGA
- the si:dkey-87o1.2 gene encoding uncharacterized protein si:dkey-87o1.2 codes for MRRGLNDTRNEQHLHSTFLASTRMKLMAFFVALSSVVMAGFIYQAMKQEYNLRNMKTRMAENTADFQRNEVAIDELKTNYQIMMKALMAVNSHTVELNEKKKDHETMAQQVSETMQTCINEKADAEHKKAVTGEEIVKLKADHSVAKENAERDIQQLKKLILDRDTAICAFADITKVEARNLCAIH; via the exons ATGAGACGAGGCTTGAACGATACCCGGAATGAACAACACCTCCACAGCACTTTCCTCGCCTCAACCAGGATGAAGCTCATGGCGTTCTTTGTGGCCCTCAGTTCGGTTGTGATGGCTGGATTTATTTATCAGGCCATGAAACAGGAGTACAACCTGCGTAATATGAAAACCCGCATGGCGGAGAACACGGCAGACTTCCAGAGGAACGAGGTGGCCATTGACGAATTGAAAACCAACTACCAGATCATGATGAAAGCGTTGATGGCTGTCAACAGTCATACAGTTGAGctaaatgaaaagaagaaagaccATGAAACAATGGCACAGCAAGTCAGTGAAACTATGCAGACCTGTATCAATGAGAag GCAGATGCTGAGCATAAGAAGGCAGTCACAGGAGAGGAAATTGTAAAACTCAAAG CGGATCACAGCGTGGCTAAAGAGAATGCTGAAAGGGACATTCAGCAGTTGAAAAAACTGATTTTGGATAGAGACACAGCTATTTGTGCCTTTGCAGACATAACCAAGGTGGAAGCAAG GAATCTGTGTGCGATCCATTAa